In Porites lutea chromosome 9, jaPorLute2.1, whole genome shotgun sequence, a single window of DNA contains:
- the LOC140947730 gene encoding uncharacterized protein: MMNENITKTRTKMNKQQVQQENENTREEMESITVVYRGKEHKIEFPNNADAKLICQSIKSETGVRGSFYVHFGEQSNNYLHCSSVTRGNLAKLAGKSLEVRGGNDFNKGGDPIWYYNTQSLKPEVQRKFKEMEIVPFDNPP, from the exons ATGATGAATGAAAACATTACAAAGACCAgaacaaaaatgaataaacagcAAGTGCAACAAGAAAATGAGAATACCAGAGAAGAGATGGAATCAATCACAGTTGTGTACCGTGGCAAAGAACACAAGATCGAATTTCCCAATAATGCGGACGCGAAATTGATATGTCAAAGCATCAAGAGTGAAACCGGCGTAAGGGGCTCGTTTTATGTGCACTTTGGAGAACAGTCAAATAACTATTTACACTGCTCAAGTGTTACTAGAGGAAATTTAGCCAAACTGGCAGGAAAATCTCTCGAAGTAAGAGGAGGAAATG ATTTCAACAAGGGAGGAGACCCGATCTGGTATTACAACACCCAATCCCTGAAGCCTGAGGTTCAACGAAAGTTTAAAGAGATGGAGATTGTGCCTTTTGACAATCCTCCGTGA